A stretch of Vibrio maritimus DNA encodes these proteins:
- the rfbC gene encoding dTDP-4-dehydrorhamnose 3,5-epimerase, which translates to MKVIETSIPDVKIIEPQVFGDERGFFMETWRQDKFEELVTGQPTSLVQDNHSKSSKGILRGLHYQTEHTQGKLVRVISGEVFDVAVDVRKNSPTFGQWVGVYLSAENKRQLWVPEGFAHGFYVTSDEAEFVYKCTDYYDPSSEISIKWDDPTIGVEWPLDGDVLSLSAKDMAGISFHDAPKM; encoded by the coding sequence ATGAAAGTCATAGAAACAAGCATCCCTGATGTGAAAATTATTGAACCTCAAGTTTTTGGTGATGAGCGCGGTTTCTTTATGGAAACTTGGAGGCAGGATAAGTTTGAAGAGCTAGTGACTGGCCAACCAACGTCTTTAGTTCAGGATAATCATTCTAAATCGAGCAAAGGCATCTTACGTGGTTTGCATTATCAAACCGAGCATACTCAAGGAAAATTAGTCCGTGTTATCTCTGGTGAAGTGTTTGATGTCGCAGTCGATGTGCGTAAAAACTCTCCAACATTCGGGCAATGGGTAGGGGTATACTTATCAGCGGAAAACAAACGCCAACTTTGGGTGCCGGAAGGTTTTGCTCATGGCTTTTATGTGACCAGTGATGAAGCAGAATTTGTATACAAGTGTACTGACTATTACGATCCATCATCAGAAATATCGATCAAATGGGATGACCCTACTATCGGTGTTGAGTGGCCTCTAGACGGTGATGTTTTATCGCTGTCTGCGAAAGACATGGCGGGCATTAGTTTTCACGACGCCCCAAAAATGTAG
- a CDS encoding mannose-1-phosphate guanylyltransferase/mannose-6-phosphate isomerase: MITPVIMAGGTGSRLWPLSRELYPKQFLNVTGDMSMLQQTVSRLSSIEHVSPILICNEEHRFIAAEQMRLGGFKHSGIILEPVARNTAPAIALAALQAINNANEGEEPLLLVLAADHVIDDELSFVSSIQKAKAPATSGKLVTFGIVPNAPETGYGYIKSGSELGDAYAVSEFVEKPDLETAKKYVASKEYYWNSGMFLFKASRYLEELAKYEPEILDICQQAIAAPSQDVEFIRVDAEVFETCPDKSVDYAVMEKTESAVVVPMDAGWNDVGSFSALWQVSEKDSNDNVIKGDVVAVDSTNNYIYAGSKLVSTVGVDNLVVIETKDAILVAAKDKVQNVKSVVSQLKAAERTEYKLHREVYRPWGKYDSIDNGARDQVKRITVKPGERLSVQKHFHRSEHWIVVSGTASVLVGDKTIIVTENESTYIPLGTVHALENPGKIPLEMIEVQTGSYLGEDDIVRFEDRYGRS, encoded by the coding sequence ATGATTACTCCCGTTATTATGGCCGGGGGCACCGGCTCTCGCTTGTGGCCTCTGTCTCGCGAACTCTATCCAAAGCAGTTTTTGAATGTAACTGGCGATATGTCCATGCTTCAGCAGACTGTGTCGAGACTGTCTAGCATAGAACATGTTTCACCTATCCTAATTTGTAATGAAGAACATCGCTTCATTGCGGCTGAGCAAATGCGCCTTGGTGGATTCAAACACAGCGGTATTATTTTAGAGCCCGTTGCAAGAAATACAGCACCGGCGATTGCACTCGCGGCGCTTCAAGCAATCAATAATGCGAATGAAGGTGAAGAACCGCTATTGTTGGTGTTGGCAGCTGATCATGTGATTGACGACGAGCTTAGCTTTGTATCGTCAATCCAAAAAGCTAAGGCGCCTGCAACGAGCGGCAAGTTAGTGACGTTTGGTATTGTGCCAAATGCCCCAGAGACTGGGTATGGCTATATTAAGTCTGGCTCGGAATTAGGCGATGCTTACGCCGTAAGTGAGTTCGTAGAAAAACCGGATTTAGAAACGGCTAAAAAGTATGTAGCGAGCAAGGAATACTATTGGAACAGTGGTATGTTCCTCTTCAAAGCGAGTCGATACCTTGAAGAGTTGGCTAAGTATGAACCAGAGATCTTAGATATCTGTCAGCAAGCCATTGCTGCACCTTCGCAAGACGTAGAGTTCATTCGTGTTGATGCTGAGGTGTTTGAAACTTGTCCGGATAAGTCGGTTGACTACGCCGTGATGGAGAAAACGGAGTCAGCGGTTGTGGTACCTATGGATGCAGGCTGGAATGACGTTGGGTCTTTTTCTGCGCTGTGGCAAGTGTCTGAAAAAGACAGCAACGATAACGTAATTAAGGGCGATGTAGTCGCGGTCGATTCTACCAACAACTATATTTATGCTGGCAGCAAACTTGTCTCGACGGTGGGAGTTGATAACCTCGTTGTGATCGAAACCAAAGACGCGATTTTGGTTGCGGCTAAAGATAAAGTCCAGAACGTGAAAAGTGTTGTTAGCCAACTAAAAGCGGCGGAGCGTACGGAGTATAAGCTGCATCGCGAGGTCTATCGTCCTTGGGGTAAATACGACTCTATCGATAACGGTGCGAGAGACCAGGTGAAACGCATCACGGTAAAGCCGGGTGAGAGATTGTCCGTTCAGAAACACTTCCATCGCTCAGAGCATTGGATCGTTGTGTCCGGCACAGCGAGCGTGTTGGTCGGCGATAAAACCATTATCGTGACAGAGAATGAGTCGACCTATATCCCATTAGGTACGGTTCACGCACTTGAAAACCCAGGAAAAATACCATTGGAAATGATAGAGGTCCAAACAGGTAGTTACCTTGGCGAAGATGATATTGTGCGCTTCGAAGACCGATACGGAAGAAGTTAG
- the gmd gene encoding GDP-mannose 4,6-dehydratase, which produces MKKNKVALITGVTGQDGSYLAEFLLEKGYEVHGIKRRASSFNTDRVDHIYQDNHEEDQRFFLHYGDLTDSSNLTRILKEVQPDEVYNLAAQSHVAVSFECPEYTADVDAIGTLRLLEAIRFLNMEKTTKFYQASTSELFGEVQEIPQKETTPFHPRSPYAVAKMYAYWIVVNYRESYGMYACNGILFNHESPRRGETFVTRKITRGIANIAQGLESCLYLGNMDALRDWGHAKDYVRMQWMMLQQEQPDDFVIATGKQISVREFVTLSAKEAGIELEFSGEGVDEIATVKSITGDNAPALKVGDVIVKVDPRYFRPAEVETLLGDPTKAKEKLGWVPQISVEEMCSEMVASDLDIAKQHAILKNHGFGKSVTVE; this is translated from the coding sequence ATGAAAAAAAACAAAGTCGCACTCATTACTGGTGTCACCGGTCAAGATGGTTCATATCTAGCAGAGTTTCTTCTTGAAAAGGGCTATGAAGTCCACGGTATTAAACGACGTGCATCTTCTTTTAATACTGATCGCGTTGACCACATCTACCAAGACAATCATGAAGAAGATCAGAGATTCTTTTTGCACTACGGTGATTTGACGGATTCATCAAACCTGACGCGCATCTTAAAAGAGGTCCAGCCTGATGAGGTTTACAACCTAGCAGCACAATCTCACGTCGCTGTATCATTCGAATGTCCAGAGTATACGGCGGACGTAGATGCGATCGGTACACTGCGCTTGCTAGAGGCTATTCGCTTTCTGAATATGGAGAAAACGACTAAGTTTTATCAAGCTTCGACGTCTGAGTTGTTTGGCGAGGTTCAAGAGATCCCTCAAAAAGAAACAACACCATTCCACCCTCGTTCTCCTTACGCTGTAGCGAAAATGTACGCATACTGGATTGTGGTTAACTATCGCGAGTCTTATGGTATGTACGCATGTAACGGCATCTTGTTTAACCATGAATCCCCTCGTCGTGGCGAGACCTTTGTGACGCGTAAGATCACTCGTGGTATTGCTAACATCGCTCAAGGTCTAGAATCTTGCTTATACCTGGGTAACATGGATGCACTCCGTGACTGGGGTCATGCAAAAGATTACGTTCGAATGCAATGGATGATGCTTCAGCAGGAACAGCCGGATGATTTTGTTATTGCAACAGGTAAACAGATCAGCGTACGTGAGTTTGTTACTCTTTCAGCAAAAGAGGCCGGCATTGAACTTGAATTCTCGGGTGAAGGTGTTGATGAGATTGCAACGGTTAAGTCTATTACCGGTGACAACGCACCAGCGCTGAAAGTGGGCGATGTGATTGTGAAAGTTGATCCTCGTTATTTCCGACCAGCGGAAGTAGAGACACTACTTGGTGACCCAACAAAAGCAAAAGAGAAACTAGGTTGGGTTCCTCAAATTTCGGTTGAAGAAATGTGTTCAGAGATGGTCGCGAGTGATCTGGACATTGCTAAGCAACACGCAATTCTAAAAAACCATGGCTTTGGCAAGTCAGTAACTGTTGAGTAG
- a CDS encoding phosphomannomutase, whose protein sequence is MPNQLISSAVIKQSGIAFGTSGARGLVTQFTSDVCAAFTAAFIAALKPNFTVKKVAIAIDNRPSSYAMAQACTSLLSQMGIEAVYYGVVPTPALAYLSKENSIPAIMVTGSHIPFDRNGLKFYRPDGEISKADEQLILNEAVAYTAIEELPELVIDTQAADDYIARYTSLFDTQWLAGKRIGIYEHSSAGRDLYYQIFEALGAEVIQLERSDHFVPIDTEAVSEEDIRKAVQWSKEYDLDIVFSTDGDGDRPLVSDENGNWLRGDILGLLASDALNIEAVAVPVSCNTAIDLCGRFSAVERTKIGSPYVIAELDKLAQTYGSVAGFEANGGYLLGSDVAINGRMLKALPTRDAVLPAIMLLMLAQSTPISELVKALPQRYTHSDRLQNFATEKSHTLVAMGMQSPSELLKQLGLSHLQVDSVNDTDGLRLTLSDGSIIHLRPSGNAPELRCYAEADEFKLAYDYVLGSLNQIKEIK, encoded by the coding sequence ATGCCAAATCAATTAATAAGCTCTGCAGTTATAAAACAGAGTGGCATTGCGTTCGGAACCAGTGGTGCTAGAGGGCTGGTGACTCAGTTTACTTCGGATGTGTGTGCTGCGTTTACGGCAGCGTTTATCGCAGCCCTTAAGCCTAACTTTACCGTTAAAAAAGTAGCGATAGCGATCGACAACAGACCAAGCAGCTACGCGATGGCACAAGCGTGTACCTCTTTGTTATCACAAATGGGGATCGAGGCCGTGTACTACGGCGTTGTGCCGACCCCAGCATTGGCTTATCTGTCGAAAGAAAACAGCATTCCAGCGATTATGGTCACAGGGAGTCATATCCCATTTGATAGAAATGGTCTTAAGTTTTATCGCCCTGACGGGGAAATAAGCAAGGCGGACGAGCAATTAATACTCAACGAGGCAGTGGCGTATACAGCAATTGAAGAGTTACCTGAGTTGGTCATCGATACTCAAGCTGCTGATGATTATATTGCTCGTTACACGTCGCTATTTGATACGCAATGGTTGGCAGGTAAGCGCATTGGTATCTATGAGCATTCAAGTGCGGGTCGTGATCTTTATTATCAGATATTTGAGGCTCTGGGTGCTGAAGTTATTCAACTAGAGCGTAGCGATCACTTTGTACCTATTGATACAGAGGCCGTTTCGGAAGAAGACATTCGCAAAGCAGTACAATGGTCGAAAGAGTACGACCTTGATATTGTTTTTTCGACCGATGGTGATGGTGATCGTCCGCTGGTTTCGGATGAAAATGGCAATTGGTTGCGTGGTGATATTCTTGGTTTATTAGCCTCAGATGCACTTAACATTGAGGCAGTTGCTGTTCCCGTGAGTTGTAATACGGCAATCGACCTCTGTGGGCGATTCTCTGCTGTGGAACGCACTAAAATTGGCTCTCCGTATGTCATTGCAGAGCTTGATAAACTGGCTCAAACCTATGGTTCAGTGGCCGGCTTTGAGGCGAACGGTGGTTATCTTTTAGGAAGCGATGTTGCCATTAATGGGCGCATGCTAAAGGCGCTCCCAACTAGAGACGCTGTGCTCCCAGCGATTATGTTGCTAATGCTAGCTCAGAGCACACCAATTTCGGAGTTAGTAAAAGCATTACCACAACGCTATACCCATAGTGATAGACTACAAAACTTTGCAACGGAGAAAAGCCACACCCTGGTGGCCATGGGAATGCAATCTCCTAGCGAATTACTGAAACAGTTGGGGCTATCACATTTGCAGGTTGACAGTGTTAATGACACGGATGGTCTACGTTTAACGTTAAGCGACGGCAGCATCATTCATTTGCGTCCTTCTGGTAATGCCCCGGAACTGCGTTGTTACGCAGAGGCAGACGAGTTTAAGTTAGCTTACGATTATGTTCTAGGCAGTCTGAACCAAATCAAAGAAATTAAGTGA
- the rfbF gene encoding glucose-1-phosphate cytidylyltransferase has translation MKAVILAGGLGTRLSEETSIKPKPMVEVGGKPILWHIMKQYSAHGVNDFIICCGYKGYVIKEYFANYFLHMSDVTFDMQNNKMEVHRNHAEPWTVTLVDTGDHSMTGGRLLRVADYVKEDEAFCFTYGDGVTDLDISSTIKFHREHGKKATLTATFPPGRFGALDIQQGRVNSFKEKPKGDGAMINGGFFVLSPEVLEYIDGDECVWEQLPLNQLADEGELMAYEHHGFWQPMDTLRDKVYLEELWRQKKAPWKIWE, from the coding sequence ATGAAAGCAGTCATCCTAGCTGGTGGCCTTGGTACACGGCTAAGCGAAGAGACATCAATTAAACCAAAACCAATGGTTGAAGTTGGTGGTAAGCCGATTCTTTGGCACATAATGAAGCAGTACTCAGCTCACGGAGTGAATGACTTTATCATTTGCTGTGGCTATAAAGGCTACGTGATTAAAGAGTATTTCGCGAATTACTTCTTGCATATGTCGGACGTCACGTTTGATATGCAAAACAACAAAATGGAAGTGCACAGGAACCACGCTGAACCATGGACTGTCACTCTTGTTGATACTGGTGATCACTCCATGACTGGTGGAAGACTTCTTCGAGTTGCCGACTATGTCAAAGAAGATGAAGCTTTCTGCTTTACTTATGGCGATGGTGTGACCGATCTCGATATCTCAAGTACTATCAAATTTCACCGTGAGCATGGTAAGAAAGCCACACTGACTGCTACTTTCCCACCAGGACGATTTGGCGCACTCGATATTCAACAAGGTCGCGTGAACAGCTTTAAAGAGAAGCCGAAAGGTGACGGTGCTATGATTAATGGAGGCTTCTTCGTATTGTCTCCAGAGGTTCTTGAATACATAGACGGCGACGAATGTGTATGGGAACAGCTACCGCTAAATCAACTTGCGGATGAAGGCGAGTTAATGGCCTACGAGCATCACGGTTTCTGGCAGCCTATGGATACGCTCCGCGATAAAGTATACCTAGAAGAACTTTGGCGACAGAAAAAAGCACCTTGGAAGATTTGGGAGTAA
- a CDS encoding DegT/DnrJ/EryC1/StrS family aminotransferase, with product MSNYSLASSTWDENEFGAIQRVIDSDMFTMGKEVAQYEKDFAEFFGSEYAVMVSSGSTANLLMIASLFFTKNESLKLKRGDEIIVPAVSWSTTYFPLQQYGLKVKFVDIDIDTLNMDLDKLEAAITEDTRAILSVNLLGNPNDFTRMQEIIAGRDIFILEDNCESMGATLEGKQAGTFGVMGTYSSFFSHHIATMEGGCIVTDDEELYHILLCIRAHGWTRNLPKFNKVTGEKSDDPFEESFKFILPGYNARPLEMSGAIGIEQLKKLPSFIETRRENAALFQSLFADHPYLRIQKETGNSSWFGFSLIIKENAPYNRAELVKLLAENQVECRPIVTGNFLKNKEVLEHFDYEVAGTLEAAEYLDEHGLFVGNHQNEIEREIKLLAELLC from the coding sequence ATGAGTAACTATTCTTTGGCGAGTAGCACGTGGGACGAAAACGAATTTGGCGCGATTCAACGTGTTATTGACTCTGACATGTTTACTATGGGTAAAGAAGTCGCTCAGTATGAGAAAGACTTCGCAGAGTTCTTCGGCTCCGAGTATGCCGTGATGGTGAGCTCTGGCTCGACTGCAAACTTGCTAATGATCGCATCGCTGTTTTTCACAAAAAATGAGTCGTTGAAGCTTAAGCGCGGCGACGAAATTATTGTACCAGCGGTCTCTTGGTCGACGACTTATTTCCCACTTCAGCAATATGGTTTGAAGGTTAAGTTTGTTGATATAGACATCGATACGCTCAATATGGACCTCGACAAGCTAGAAGCAGCGATCACCGAAGATACTCGCGCTATCCTGTCGGTTAACTTGCTCGGTAATCCGAATGATTTCACTCGCATGCAAGAGATCATTGCCGGTCGAGATATTTTCATTCTAGAAGACAACTGTGAGTCGATGGGTGCAACTCTAGAAGGAAAGCAGGCGGGTACGTTTGGTGTAATGGGTACTTACAGCTCCTTCTTCTCACACCATATAGCGACTATGGAAGGCGGTTGCATCGTCACTGATGATGAAGAGCTTTACCACATTTTGCTGTGTATCCGCGCACATGGTTGGACTCGTAACCTGCCTAAATTCAATAAGGTAACTGGTGAGAAAAGTGACGACCCATTTGAGGAGTCGTTTAAGTTTATTCTACCTGGTTACAATGCTCGCCCATTGGAGATGAGCGGCGCAATCGGTATTGAACAGCTTAAGAAGTTGCCGAGCTTTATAGAAACACGCAGAGAGAATGCCGCGCTATTTCAGAGCCTTTTTGCTGACCATCCTTACTTGCGTATTCAAAAAGAAACCGGCAACAGCAGTTGGTTTGGCTTCTCTTTAATCATCAAAGAGAATGCACCATATAACCGCGCTGAGCTGGTGAAGTTACTTGCTGAAAACCAAGTTGAGTGCCGACCTATTGTGACTGGCAACTTCCTGAAGAATAAAGAAGTGCTCGAGCATTTCGATTATGAAGTGGCTGGAACACTAGAGGCGGCTGAATATCTTGACGAGCACGGTCTGTTTGTGGGCAATCACCAGAATGAAATCGAACGTGAGATTAAGTTGCTTGCTGAGCTTTTATGTTAA
- a CDS encoding GDP-mannose mannosyl hydrolase, producing MSECKQTMLPESVFKTVIESTPLISIDLIVRNDAGKILLGKRLNRPAQGYWFVPGGRVLKDETIENAFARLVKQELGCESLTSTFKGVYEHFYDDNFYGEAFSTHYIVLAYEVTFNDDLHTLPLEQHSKYKWFTPGELLESEMTHAHSKWYFQKNTQADCHVTRSLNQH from the coding sequence ATGAGTGAATGTAAGCAAACTATGCTGCCAGAAAGTGTGTTTAAAACTGTCATTGAATCAACGCCACTAATCTCTATCGATCTTATTGTCCGCAACGACGCGGGTAAGATACTGCTCGGAAAGCGCTTGAACCGCCCAGCTCAGGGTTACTGGTTTGTTCCCGGTGGACGTGTTCTTAAGGATGAAACCATCGAAAACGCATTTGCGCGCTTGGTTAAGCAGGAGTTAGGGTGTGAGTCTCTAACATCGACATTTAAAGGTGTCTATGAGCACTTTTACGATGATAACTTTTACGGAGAGGCGTTCTCAACGCACTACATTGTTTTAGCGTATGAGGTGACTTTTAATGACGACTTACACACACTTCCTTTAGAACAGCACTCAAAATATAAGTGGTTTACACCAGGAGAGCTTTTAGAGAGCGAGATGACCCACGCACATAGTAAGTGGTATTTTCAAAAGAACACACAAGCTGATTGTCATGTGACGCGCTCTTTGAATCAGCACTAG
- the rfbG gene encoding CDP-glucose 4,6-dehydratase — protein MNPQFWNGKRVFITGHTGFKGSWLSLWLQEMGAKVQGYSLSAPTQPNMFEEAKVWAGMKTEEGDVRDFTHLRQVMSEFKPEIVFHMAAQPLVRLSYDEPMETYSTNVMGTVYLFEAVKQVGGVKAVINITSDKCYENKEWPWGYREDEPMGGYDPYSNSKGCSELVTSSYRQSFFNKDKYAEHGCAIASVRAGNVIGGGDWADDRLIPDMLKAFSKEESVEIRNPHAIRPWQHVLEPLSGYITVAEHLFEHGPEFSEGWNFGPREDDAQPVEWIVNRLSELWGEGASWYLSEGEHPHEAHYLKLDCSKARMKLNWQPVWGLDETLSRIVKWQKAWLEKQDIKQITIQEINDYMAAKAGLK, from the coding sequence ATGAATCCGCAGTTTTGGAATGGTAAGAGAGTATTTATCACCGGACATACCGGCTTCAAAGGAAGTTGGCTCTCTCTATGGCTTCAGGAGATGGGTGCGAAAGTACAAGGCTACTCTCTTTCTGCTCCAACGCAACCAAATATGTTTGAAGAAGCCAAGGTTTGGGCCGGTATGAAAACCGAAGAAGGGGATGTACGAGACTTTACTCACTTGCGTCAAGTGATGTCTGAGTTCAAACCTGAGATTGTTTTTCATATGGCAGCTCAACCGCTCGTAAGACTCTCTTATGATGAACCGATGGAAACCTATTCGACTAACGTCATGGGTACGGTGTACCTCTTCGAGGCTGTGAAGCAGGTTGGTGGCGTTAAAGCGGTTATCAATATTACCTCCGATAAGTGCTACGAAAACAAAGAGTGGCCATGGGGCTATCGTGAAGATGAGCCGATGGGAGGCTATGACCCGTACAGTAATAGTAAAGGCTGTTCTGAGTTAGTCACATCTTCCTATCGACAGTCCTTCTTCAATAAGGATAAATACGCCGAGCATGGTTGCGCAATTGCATCGGTGCGCGCGGGTAACGTAATCGGCGGAGGAGATTGGGCAGATGATCGCCTCATCCCTGATATGCTGAAAGCCTTCTCTAAAGAAGAGAGTGTAGAGATTCGTAATCCTCACGCTATTCGACCTTGGCAACACGTACTTGAGCCATTGTCGGGTTATATAACGGTTGCCGAACATTTGTTCGAGCATGGTCCTGAGTTCTCAGAGGGGTGGAATTTCGGCCCAAGAGAAGATGATGCTCAACCTGTCGAGTGGATTGTTAATCGTCTGTCTGAGCTATGGGGAGAAGGGGCGTCTTGGTATTTGAGTGAGGGAGAGCACCCTCATGAGGCGCATTACCTAAAACTAGATTGCTCAAAAGCTCGAATGAAACTAAATTGGCAACCCGTGTGGGGACTCGATGAGACGTTGAGTCGCATCGTTAAGTGGCAGAAAGCCTGGCTTGAGAAACAAGATATCAAGCAAATCACTATTCAAGAAATTAATGACTACATGGCCGCAAAGGCAGGATTGAAGTAA
- a CDS encoding GDP-L-fucose synthase family protein: MKILLTGANGMVGRNILAVAPNYDHEMLAPTSRELNLLDAGAVRQYLEQHQPDMIIHAAGIVGGIQANIAQPVKFLVENMQMGLNILTAANEVGVAKFLNLSSSCMYPRDAINPLSEELILKGELEPTNEGYALAKVTSTRLCEYICSENPDRFYKTIIPCNLYGRFDKFDPNHSHMIPAVIRKIDEAKKAQKQEIDIWGDGEARREFMYAEDLADFIFYALDNFAEMPQNLNVGLGTDYTINEYYQTVAEVVGYAGKFTHDLSKPVGMKQKLIDDTKLKSFGWRYKTSLHDGIKKTYEFYLSEYCNE; this comes from the coding sequence ATGAAGATATTACTAACTGGTGCAAATGGTATGGTGGGTCGCAATATACTCGCCGTTGCACCTAATTACGACCATGAAATGTTGGCGCCAACAAGCCGTGAGTTAAACCTATTGGATGCAGGTGCTGTGCGCCAGTATCTAGAGCAGCACCAACCCGATATGATTATCCATGCTGCGGGTATTGTTGGCGGTATTCAAGCTAACATCGCACAGCCGGTTAAGTTCTTAGTTGAGAACATGCAAATGGGTCTCAATATTCTGACCGCAGCCAATGAAGTAGGCGTTGCTAAATTCCTGAATTTAAGTAGCTCGTGTATGTATCCACGTGATGCCATCAATCCACTATCTGAAGAGTTGATCCTCAAAGGTGAGCTAGAGCCGACTAACGAAGGTTATGCGCTTGCGAAAGTGACGAGCACTCGTCTATGTGAATATATCTGCTCAGAAAATCCAGACAGATTCTACAAAACGATTATCCCGTGCAACTTGTATGGGCGTTTTGACAAGTTCGACCCGAATCATTCACATATGATCCCGGCAGTTATACGTAAGATTGATGAAGCGAAGAAGGCACAAAAACAAGAGATCGATATCTGGGGTGACGGCGAAGCACGTCGTGAGTTCATGTATGCCGAAGATCTTGCTGATTTTATTTTCTACGCACTGGACAACTTCGCAGAAATGCCTCAAAACCTTAATGTGGGCCTTGGTACTGATTATACGATCAATGAGTATTACCAAACCGTTGCCGAGGTAGTGGGTTACGCAGGTAAGTTCACCCATGACCTAAGTAAGCCTGTTGGTATGAAGCAAAAGCTGATTGATGATACCAAGCTCAAAAGTTTCGGGTGGCGTTACAAAACCAGCCTACATGATGGCATCAAGAAGACCTATGAATTTTATTTAAGTGAGTATTGTAATGAGTAA
- a CDS encoding FAD-binding oxidoreductase, which translates to MKYTISVQPAGVGFQSEENLLDDAISQHVPLEHSCRTGDCGVCSAEVISGSVENENGEVVNRGKVLTCQSKPLSDLVLQANYYPELVNIEVKTVPCKVNSFTLATDDIIVIKLRMPPTANFDYLPGQYIDLSFKGVKRSYSIANAKENGDELELHIRKVENGAMSDILFNQLKTNQLMRLEGPKGTFFVREDENPIIFMATGTGIAPVKAMVEKLIADGDKRKVDIYWGMQYLKEIYTSEFKALIAQHDNISLTPVLSRESSTSDEYYKGYVQHAVVDHFETLTNVTVYACGSLNMIEDAKNLLTSRGLPEESFHSDAFTPAK; encoded by the coding sequence ATGAAATATACAATTAGTGTTCAACCTGCAGGCGTAGGCTTTCAGAGTGAAGAAAATTTATTGGACGATGCGATTTCTCAGCATGTCCCATTAGAGCATAGTTGCCGCACTGGTGATTGCGGTGTGTGTTCTGCCGAGGTCATCTCAGGTAGTGTAGAAAACGAAAATGGGGAAGTGGTCAACCGTGGTAAGGTACTTACTTGCCAATCGAAACCGCTGTCTGACCTAGTTCTTCAAGCTAACTATTACCCGGAACTTGTGAACATCGAGGTGAAAACTGTTCCTTGTAAAGTGAACAGTTTCACTTTGGCGACGGATGACATTATCGTGATCAAGCTTCGAATGCCTCCTACTGCTAACTTTGATTACCTTCCGGGTCAATACATAGACCTGAGTTTCAAAGGCGTGAAGCGCAGCTATTCGATAGCGAATGCGAAAGAAAATGGAGACGAGCTCGAGCTTCATATTCGTAAAGTTGAGAATGGCGCCATGTCGGACATCCTGTTCAATCAGTTAAAAACTAATCAACTGATGCGTTTAGAAGGGCCGAAGGGCACCTTTTTCGTTAGGGAAGATGAGAACCCTATCATCTTTATGGCAACAGGGACGGGTATCGCTCCGGTTAAGGCAATGGTTGAAAAACTCATTGCTGACGGTGATAAACGGAAAGTAGATATTTACTGGGGAATGCAGTATTTAAAAGAAATCTACACTTCTGAGTTCAAAGCCTTGATTGCCCAACATGACAACATCAGTCTCACTCCGGTACTATCTCGTGAGAGCTCGACTTCAGATGAATACTACAAAGGTTATGTTCAGCACGCTGTTGTTGATCACTTTGAAACCTTGACCAATGTTACGGTATACGCTTGTGGCTCTTTGAATATGATCGAAGATGCCAAGAATCTGCTGACAAGCCGTGGCTTACCTGAAGAATCATTTCACTCTGATGCATTTACCCCTGCAAAGTAA